From Coffea arabica cultivar ET-39 chromosome 2e, Coffea Arabica ET-39 HiFi, whole genome shotgun sequence, the proteins below share one genomic window:
- the LOC113731617 gene encoding nicotinamidase 1-like isoform X2 — MVLQTLDIVKNEIPIEEESVVISEDTNAGLVLVDIINGFCTVGAGNLAPREASRQISQMIDESAKLARVFCDNKWPVLAFLDSHHPDRLEHPYPPHCISGTDESNLVPALRWLEKEPNVIIRRKDCYDGYIGSFQEDGSNVFVDWVKKNNIQVLLVVGICTDICVLDFVCSTLSAKTRGLLTPLEEVVVYSRGCATFDFPASMAKNAKDVLAHPQLPELPRNISLTIFFHGRS; from the exons ATGGTACTGCAGACATTAGACATTGTAAAGAATGAAATTCCAATAGAGGAAGAATCAGTAGTTATAAGTGAAGATACTAACGCTGGTTTAGTTCTTGTGGACATCATCAATGGCTTCTGCACTGTCGGAGCTGGCAATCTG GCCCCAAGGGAGGCTAGCCGGCAGATTTCTCAAATGATCGATGAATCAGCAAAGCTAGCTAGAGTCTTCTGTGATAACAAGTGGCCAGTTCTGGCCTTTCTTGACTCGCACCATCCTGACAGGCTCGAGCACCCGTATCCCCCTCACTGCATCAGCGGTACAGATGAGTCCAATTTGGTTCCTG CTTTACGATGGCTAGAGAAAGAACCAAATGTAATAATCAGGCGTAAAGATTGCTACGATGGTTATATAGGCTCATTTCAGGAAGATGGTTCGAATGTGTTCGTCGATTGGGTTAAGAAAAACAACATACAAGTT CTATTGGTTGTAGGGATATGTACAGATATTTGCGTGCTGGATTTTGTTTGCTCGACTTTATCAGCTAAAACCCGAGGTCTTCTTACGCCTTTGGAGGAAGTGGTGGTGTACTCTCGGGGATGCGCCACCTTTGACTTTCCAGCTTCCATGGCCAAAAACGCCAAAGACGTGCTTGCTCATCCTCAG CTCCCGGAGCTTCCAAGGAATATAAGCTTGACCATTTTCTTCCATGGCAGGAGCTGA
- the LOC113731617 gene encoding nicotinamidase 1-like isoform X1: MVLQTLDIVKNEIPIEEESVVISEDTNAGLVLVDIINGFCTVGAGNLAPREASRQISQMIDESAKLARVFCDNKWPVLAFLDSHHPDRLEHPYPPHCISGTDESNLVPALRWLEKEPNVIIRRKDCYDGYIGSFQEDGSNVFVDWVKKNNIQVLLVVGICTDICVLDFVCSTLSAKTRGLLTPLEEVVVYSRGCATFDFPASMAKNAKDVLAHPQELMHHVGLYMAKGRGAKIAREVSIGAVKNA, encoded by the exons ATGGTACTGCAGACATTAGACATTGTAAAGAATGAAATTCCAATAGAGGAAGAATCAGTAGTTATAAGTGAAGATACTAACGCTGGTTTAGTTCTTGTGGACATCATCAATGGCTTCTGCACTGTCGGAGCTGGCAATCTG GCCCCAAGGGAGGCTAGCCGGCAGATTTCTCAAATGATCGATGAATCAGCAAAGCTAGCTAGAGTCTTCTGTGATAACAAGTGGCCAGTTCTGGCCTTTCTTGACTCGCACCATCCTGACAGGCTCGAGCACCCGTATCCCCCTCACTGCATCAGCGGTACAGATGAGTCCAATTTGGTTCCTG CTTTACGATGGCTAGAGAAAGAACCAAATGTAATAATCAGGCGTAAAGATTGCTACGATGGTTATATAGGCTCATTTCAGGAAGATGGTTCGAATGTGTTCGTCGATTGGGTTAAGAAAAACAACATACAAGTT CTATTGGTTGTAGGGATATGTACAGATATTTGCGTGCTGGATTTTGTTTGCTCGACTTTATCAGCTAAAACCCGAGGTCTTCTTACGCCTTTGGAGGAAGTGGTGGTGTACTCTCGGGGATGCGCCACCTTTGACTTTCCAGCTTCCATGGCCAAAAACGCCAAAGACGTGCTTGCTCATCCTCAG GAGCTGATGCACCACGTTGGCCTTTACATGGCCAAGGGAAGGGGAGCCAAGATAGCAAGAGAAGTGTCAATTGGTGCAGTCAAGAATGCGTGA